Part of the Micromonospora rhizosphaerae genome is shown below.
GCCCCGACCGCGTGCCGTCCCGGGTCTCCCGCAGGGCGAGGTGGCCGAGAACGACGGCCAGGATGCAGGGCAGCCCGAACAGGCACCAGCCGCCGAGCACGCCGAGAATCCCGAGCACCAGCGACGCCGTCGCCATGCCCGACGTCAGCGGCGGCTGCCCGGCGACCCGCTGCCCGCCCTCCGGGTAGCCGCCGGCCCGGTAGGGCATCGCCGAGACCGGCGGGTAGGGGCCAGGAACGCCGGACATCGGCGGGTAGGGCCTCGGAACGCCGGACACCGGCGGGTACGGCCCCTCGACACCGGCGGCCGGCGGGTACGGCCCCGGGATGCCGGAGACCGGCGGCTGCGGGCGGGTGGCATCGGGGCCAGGCTGCGGGTACGTCATCGTTCGGGTTCCGTTCTTCCGTCGAGTTGGGTGAGCAGGACGCTCACCTCGGTGTGCAGGCGACGCAGCTCCGCGGCCGTCGGCGCCAGCTCGTAGCAGTGGTGGTGGGCGGCGGCCGACAGGGTCGCCCAGGTGAAGGCGATGCGGCGGGCGACGCCCACGCCCGGCCCGAGCCGCCCGCGCAGCATCAGCTGCTTTGCCCGGCCCTGCCGGCACGCGGCCACGGTCGGCTTGACCCGCCGCCAGTACGCGTCGATGCCGCCCTCGAGCGCGAGCCGGATCAGGCAGGCGCACGCCCGCGGCCACCAGCCGGCGGTCACCGCCGATGCGCCGAACGCGCCGGCGCCGCGCAGCAGCTGGTCGGCCGCCGCCAGGCAGCGCTGCGGCGTCGGCGCGGTCACGACCGGACCTCCGCGCCACTCCGAGGCGCGGGCACGACAGCGGTGCGAACCAGCATCCCGGCCACGAGCTCCGCGAGGTGGCGGGCGTCCGCGACCAGG
Proteins encoded:
- a CDS encoding DUF4190 domain-containing protein; amino-acid sequence: MTYPQPGPDATRPQPPVSGIPGPYPPAAGVEGPYPPVSGVPRPYPPMSGVPGPYPPVSAMPYRAGGYPEGGQRVAGQPPLTSGMATASLVLGILGVLGGWCLFGLPCILAVVLGHLALRETRDGTRSGHGMAVAGLVLGYVFVAPMIAFTFMVFFGSVLGAATPTPTP